The Neofelis nebulosa isolate mNeoNeb1 chromosome 16, mNeoNeb1.pri, whole genome shotgun sequence genome includes a window with the following:
- the LOC131496885 gene encoding uncharacterized protein LOC131496885 isoform X2 has protein sequence MPREIITLQLGQCGNQIGFEFWKQLCAEHGISPEGIVEEFATEGTDRKDVFFYQADDEHYIPRAVLLDLEPRVIHSILNSPYAKLYNPENIYLSEHGGGAGNNWASGFSQGEKIHEDIFDIIDREADGSDSLEVSQEAGADILSVSQPGRDERCGGPALQLPAHAQEADPERRLCGGTGQHSPEPDCHRPPAHPEPILLPDQPAGVHHHVSQHHHPALPWLHEQRPHRPHRLAHPHSSTPLPHDRLHPAHHGPVGGQREEDHSPGCHEAAAAAQERDGVHGPGSPDQPLLHRHPQHHPGGGGPHPGPQESAEDPGAEVGQLHPLGPCQHPGGPVKEVSLPAFGPPGQWAHDGQPHQHLLAL, from the exons ATGCCCCGGGAGATCATCACCCTGCAGCTGGGCCAGTGCGGCAAccaga ttGGGTTCGAGTTCTGGAAACAACTGTGCGCTGAGCATGGTATCAGCCCCGAGGGCATCGTGGAGGAGTTCGCCACCGAGGGCACTGACCGCAAGGACGTCTTTTTCTACCAG GCAGACGATGAGCACTACATCCCCAGGGCCGTGCTGCTGGACCTGGAGCCCCGGGTGATCCACTCCATCCTCAACTCCCCCTATGCCAAGCTCTACAACCCAGAGAACATCTACCTGTCAGagcatggaggaggggctggcAACAACTGGGCCAGTGGATTCTCGCAG GGTGAGAAAATCCATGAAGACATTTTTGATATCATAGACCGAGAAGCAGATGGAAGTGACAGCTTAGAG GTATCCCAAGAAGCTGGTGCAGACATACTCAGTGTTTCCCAACCAGGACGAGATGAGCGATGTGGTGGTCCAGCCCTACaactccctgctcacgctcaagAGGCTGACCCAGAACGCAGACTGTGTG GTGGTACTGGACAACACAGCCCTGAACCGGATTGCCACAGACCGCCTGCACATCCAGAACCCATCCTTCTCCCAGATCAACCAGCTG GTGTCCACCATCATGTCAGCCAGCACCACCACCCTGCGCTACCCTGGCTACATGAACAACGACCTCATCGGCCTCATCGCCTCGCTCATCCCCACTCCTCGACTCCACTTCCTCATGACCGGCTACACCCCGCTCACCACGGACCAGTCG GTGGCCAGCGTGAGGAAGACCACAGTCCTGGATGTCATGAGGCGGCTGCTGCAGCCCAAGAACGTGATGGTGTCCACGGGCCGGGATCGCCAGACCAACCATTGCTACATCGCCATCCTCAACATCATCCAGGGGGAGGTGGACCCCACCCAG GTCCACAAGAGTCTGCAGAGGATCCGGGAGCGGAAGTTGGCCAACTTCATCCCCTGGGGCCCTGCCAGCATCCAGGTGGCCCTGTCAAGGAAGTCTCCCTACCTGCCTTCGGCCCACCGGGTCAGTGGGCTCATGATGGCCAACCACACCAGCATCTCCTCG